TGGGTTGGCATAAGTGGTGCCTGATCTGCCGTCAACCCCCGTTGGGTATCAGATACGAAATCCTGACTTCGCCGAAGAGGTAGAACGGGTTTTCTATCAGGCACCTTTTGTGCGCCACCTGGATTTTGAACTTGTCTCGTTTGAAGCGGGGCGCTGTGAATCAAGGGTGCTGTTGCAGGCACAACACCTGCAACAGGATGGTTACGTCCATGCCGGCGTGCAGGCCACGCTGGCAGATCATACAGCAGGCACAGCGGCGGCCACGTTGCTGTCCGAAGGGCAGATAATTTTAACCGCTGAGTTTAAAGTAAATCTGCTCAGGGCGGCCAAAGGTGA
The genomic region above belongs to Amphritea japonica ATCC BAA-1530 and contains:
- a CDS encoding PaaI family thioesterase, yielding MPDLPSTPVGYQIRNPDFAEEVERVFYQAPFVRHLDFELVSFEAGRCESRVLLQAQHLQQDGYVHAGVQATLADHTAGTAAATLLSEGQIILTAEFKVNLLRAAKGEQLYCRSWVLKPGRQLIIAESELFCLAGEKAELVSKATVTLAVVDKR